In the Brassica napus cultivar Da-Ae chromosome A7, Da-Ae, whole genome shotgun sequence genome, one interval contains:
- the LOC125576506 gene encoding pyruvate dehydrogenase E1 component subunit alpha-2, mitochondrial-like codes for MALSRLSLRSNRFLQPSTTTAALPSSLRRHVSTDTTPITIETAVPFESHLCDAPSRSVETSSSEILSFFRDMARMRRMEIAADSLYKSKLIRGFCHLYDGQEALAVGMEAAITRKDAIITSYRDHCTFLGRGGELVDAFSELMGRKWGCSNGKGGSMHFYKKDACFYGGHGIVGAQIPLGCGLAFAQKYSKEEFVTFTLYGDGAANQGQLFEALNIAALWDLPAILVCENNHYGMGTATWRSAKSPAYFKRGDYVPGLKVDGMDALAVKQACKFAKEHALKNGPIVLEMDTYRYHGHSMSDPGSTYRTRDEVSGVRQVRDPIERVRKLLLSHDIATEKELKDMEKEVRKEVDDAVAQAKESPVPEPSELFTNMYVKDCGVESFGADRKELKVTLA; via the exons ATGGCGCTATCACGACTCTCTCTACGATCCAACCGCTTCCTCCAACCGTCGACAACCACCGCCGCCCTACCTTCCTCCCTCCGCCGCCACGTCTCCACAGACACAACCCCCATCACAATCGAAACCGCCGTCCCTTTCGAGTCCCACCTCTGCGACGCGCCGTCGCGCTCCGTGGAGACCTCCTCCTCCGAGATCCTCTCCTTCTTCCGCGACATGGCTCGCATGCGCCGCATGGAGATCGCCGCCGACTCGCTCTACAAGTCCAAACTGATCCGCGGGTTCTGCCACCTCTACGACGGGCAGGAGGCTCTGGCCGTGGGGATGGAGGCGGCGATCACCAGGAAGGACGCGATCATCACGTCGTACAGGGACCACTGCACGTTCCTGGGACGCGGAGGGGAGCTGGTGGACGCGTTCTCGGAGCTGATGGGGAGGAAGTGGGGGTGCTCCAACGGCAAAGGAGGGTCGATGCATTTTTACAAGAAGGACGCGTGTTTCTACGGCGGCCATGGGATCGTTGGCGCGCAGATTCCGTTGGGGTGTGGTTTGGCTTTCGCTCAGAAGTACTCCAAGGAGGAGTTTGTTACTTTTACTTTGTATGGTGACGGTGCTGCTAATCAGGGGCAGTTGTTTGAGGCTTTGAATATTGCTGCTCTTTGGGATTTGCCTGCCATTCTTGTTTGCGAGAATAACCACT ATGGAATGGGGACTGCTACGTGGAGGTCTGCTAAGAGTCCTGCTTATTTTAAGCGTGGAGACTATGTTCCTGGCTTGAAG GTGGATGGTA TGGATGCGCTGGCTGTGAAACAGGCGTGCAAGTTCGCCAAGGAGCATGCGCTCAAGAATGGACCTATT GTCCTTGAGATGGACACCTATAGATACCACGGTCACTCTATGTCTGACCCAGGAAGTACCTACCGTACACGTGACGAAGTCTCCggcgtgagacag GTGCGTGATCCTATTGAAAGGGTGCGAAAGTTGCTCTTATCTCATGACATAGCTACAGAAAAAGAGCTCAAG GACATGGAGAAAGAGGTGAGGAAAGAAGTGGATGACGCCGTAGCTCAGGCAAAG GAGAGCCCTGTACCAGAGCCATCTGAGCTATTCACAAACATGTACGTCAAAGACTGCGGAGTTGAG TCATTTGGAGCAGACAGAAAAGAACTCAAAGTCACACTTGCATAA
- the LOC106433395 gene encoding probable galacturonosyltransferase-like 8, with product MRSNAVVLAAVLCLFLLPPFAVGIRTGPGRITTVNGGRNAFSKLGPFMEAPEYRNGKECASLVNRENFVSSSNDPSLVHIAMTLDSEYLRGSIAAVHSVLRHASCPENVFFHFIAAEFDSASPRVLSQLVRSTFPSLSFKVYIFREDTVINLISSSIRQALENPLNYARNYLGDILDRSVDRVIYLDSDVIVVDDITKLWSTELTGTRVIGAPEYCHANFTHYFTSNFWSDPVLPGQISGRTPCYFNTGVMVMDMVRWREGSYREKLEKWMQLQKKMRIYDLGSLPPFLLVFGGNVEAIDHRWNQHGLGGDNIRGSCRSLHPGPVSLLHWSGKGKPWVRLDEKRACPLDHLWEPYDLYKHKIERVKDQALLWFASLSELADD from the coding sequence ATGCGGTCAAACGCCGTCGTTTTAGCGGCGGTCttgtgtttgtttcttctaCCACCGTTCGCCGTCGGGATACGTACCGGTCCGGGGAGGATCACGACCGTCAACGGCGGAAGAAATGCGTTTAGTAAACTCGGTCCGTTCATGGAAGCTCCGGAATACAGAAACGGCAAGGAGTGCGCTTCTCTAGTAAACAGAGAGAACTTCGTGTCGTCTTCCAACGACCCTTCTCTAGTCCACATCGCAATGACTCTAGACTCCGAGTATCTACGCGGCTCGATCGCAGCCGTCCACTCCGTTCTCCGCCACGCGTCGTGTCCAGAAAACGTCTTCTTCCACTTCATCGCGGCCGAGTTCGACTCAGCGAGTCCCCGCGTACTGAGCCAACTCGTCCGGTCGACTTTCCCGTCGCTGAGCTTCAAAGTCTACATCTTCAGGGAAGACACGGTGATCAACCTCATATCGTCGTCGATCAGACAGGCTCTCGAGAACCCGCTGAACTACGCGAGAAACTACCTCGGAGACATACTCGACCGGAGCGTTGACCGAGTCATCTACCTCGACTCGGACGTGATCGTTGTCGACGACATAACCAAGTTATGGAGCACTGAGTTGACCGGGACACGTGTCATCGGGGCTCCGGAGTATTGCCACGCGAACTTCACGCACTACTTCACTTCCAACTTCTGGTCAGACCCGGTTTTACCGGGTCAGATCTCGGGTCGGACGCCTTGCTACTTCAACACGGGGGTGATGGTGATGGACATGGTTAGGTGGAGGGAAGGGAGCTACAGGGAGAAGCTAGAGAAGTGGATGCAGctccagaagaagatgagaatCTACGATCTTGGTTCTTTGCCACCGTTCTTGCTCGTGTTCGGAGGGAATGTTGAAGCTATCGATCATAGATGGAACCAGCACGGTCTAGGAGGGGACAACATACGAGGAAGCTGTCGGTCTCTGCATCCTGGACCGGTGAGTTTGTTGCATTGGAGTGGGAAAGGGAAGCCGTGGGTGAGACTTGATGAGAAGAGGGCTTGTCCGTTGGATCATCTTTGGGAGCCGTATGATCTGTATAAGCATAAGATCGAGAGAGTTAAAGATCAGGCTCTGCTTTGGTTTGCTTCTTTGTCGGAGTTAGCTGATGATTGA